CTCTGCTCCGGGCCCTGTGCAGGTTTGGTTCGGCCCTGCTCAGCAGAGCTTCCAGGCTGCTCACACCCCTGTCGGCCTGGCTCGGCTCGGTCTCCCCTCACACTGACCTCCTTACCGGACAGATAACCAGCTACCACCTGGGCCTGTGTCATGTCTCTCGGCCTGTCCTCCGCGGACCCACCGAGCAAGACAGCCGCTCCATAGCCACCGTCCCGGGTTAAAGCTGCAGGACATTCGTTCCAAAATTTCCCTGTCTGGTCCGGTTTAACGTGTAAAGCACCACGGTGCTGAGAATAAACCAGGCCTGGTGCGGACTCCGCTTCAGGTGAGGCAGACCGAGAGCCGCAGCTGGAGCCGCTAAAACCCACACTACACCGAGCGCCGAAGGTGCGGATCCGACCCCCAGCAGCCCGACCCACCGCCCCGTTAACACAGATAATTAAAACACAAGCCAAACCGTTCCGTGCTATCGTTACAGGCTGCGTTTTATTCTCCTCACAAATGACTCCTACCTGCCATCCTGGAGATGCGGTTGGGGCGCGTCACGCCTCTCCCGCAGCCGCGCGGCGCGCTCCCTGCGCGGggaaggaggaggcagagagtcCCTGCAGAATGAgcccttcctcctctcctctcctctcctctcctctctctccgCGGTCTTCTTCACTTCCACATATcttcaccaaaataaaagaatcaGCGTGATCTGGACCCGTCCGTGCTGCTCCCGGTCTGATACGGTCCGGTCCGACCCGGCCCCGCTTGCAGCTGCTGAGCGTCAGCTGATCCAAATCTACAATTCACATCTTGTCGCctttctcctcacacacacatgcgcgcgcaGTCACACAAACGTTTTATCAGAGCTGAACTCGGATCAGTTTTGCAGGATCGACTGACACTGATAGAAGGTGGACTTCAGCTGAAAGATCTGGATCAGAGAGAGTCCAGCTGAAGAGGCCTTCAGAGGTTGCTTGAAACGTTTCCAGCAACCTAAAAAGGAATCcggttgccttcgcttctagcactttaACTACCCTgacacatatacagacacaatCCAGCTGAGTTTACTCCTCATTTATGGACTTTAATCCAGGTGTCCCAGAGCAGATTCTTCCGTCCTTGTGTCTCCTCCAGGGCCGAAATAAGGCCTCACATGTCCCGGTAGCCCCGGGGCCCCTGGCTTAGTCCAAACTACAGCAGTGATGTGAGCGTGTCACAAAAGTCCAGTAATCCAACAGTCCCCTCCACTTAGCTTCACACATTTAGCATGCTATCTTAGCATGTAACGTTAGCAATATGCACCACTGAGAACAAGACTCCAACCTGCGTCTGTGCTGGTGTGAAACGAGTCAATATGCTGGTGCAGGCTGCAGGGGGGCTCTCAAACTGGCTAACTGACAGCCCctgaaaactgtaaaattattttaaattattattaaaaatttgTAGTAGCTGATGACATGTTTAATCCATTTGACCACTGTTatcatatttacacattttaattccattaagttgaaggaaagaaaattcagatatttcagtcaacaacataaacaaagtcttactcagaaaaaaaaaataccaagtCAGTATAAAAAATCTTAAACTATTACAGTTAATTCAGTACTTTAATTTTAGTGGCCTTTAAATACATGGTACatttctgtagtttttgttaTGCTAACAAAGTTATCATTAACTCACCactcaaaagaaaaagctttgTTTCTTTGAACAGATACTGATGAcagaaactaaattaaagatAGCATTGAGTTACAGGAGCTACACAGGAAATGATGCCATGTGTGCATGCTGTAAAACGTGCTCACGCTAGCATGATGAGATTAGCTAAAGTTTGCTTTAtgtttaagataaaataagctTTGGCCATGCGTCAGGTTCACACTGCTAACAACGGGGACTGTAGCTAATTGCTGCTAACTGTAGCtgttagccagttagcttagcacagatGCTTTTCAGTTGAGGGGAGGAGGTTTTCAGGTTTAAAAAACCGAAGACTAAAAAAAAGCTAAGAGAGCTCCAGAACATCTCACATATTCTGTGAATATTTGCACATTTCATCATGTTCATGGACAGAACTGCAAAGCTCTTGTAGTCAGACGGTGGTCACACTGAACACAGTGTttctcagtttttattgttgttttcatgttattgtcactgttttgttttctgttaatgCTTTGGGGCTTGCAATATTTGGTTCCATCAACCCCACAGCAAACTCCTGTGTGTGAAAACGTACTTGGCAATAAACTTTACTGTGGTTCTGAAGAACATGTCAAAGTCTTGCGAGACAATCCACCAGTGTTTACTCTGAGGCAAAGTGGAGGACTGACTACAGTAACAGACCCGTCCACATCTGCAGTGAAGGAGGACAGTCAGAGAAGTGAACTGAGGGaaacagtgaagtgaaagaagctttaaaattgaaaatttcaCGTATTAAAACCAAGATAAGGCACTCATTCAGGCCCAGTGTGGACACACACCATCAGGTCACGGCCTGTTTCTCCACCTCAGCCATGGAGACGAAGCACGGACGACGACGAACTCGTCTCTTGGTGTTGTGTTTGGGGTTCCTCTGGTACATGTCTGCAATGAAGAAGACGCGTTCAGACATCAGTGCTGTGACTGGGAACACACTGACGTAGCTCCAGCTTCGACAGCAGGAGACAGGAAGTCCTACCTTTGAAGCTGATGATGTACTGTCTTTGGCCCTTCATCACTTTGACTTCAGCTGTACTGCCGGACAGAAACGCCTCCTCCAGAGTCTGCGACGACACTGAGGTGCTGCGCTGCTTTTCATCCTGAGGCATCAATGATATTATGATCCCAGAAGGCCACGACTTAATGAGATAAAGGTCAAAAGAGATTACTTGCGGTTAAAACATCTGTTCGACTCACCGGCAGGCCGTACTCCACCCAGTTCCCCTGGTCCCCCTTGTAGTACCACAGCCACTGAGTTGTCAGGGTGTAGTGGGGCGGCTTTGTTACAGAGGAAACTGTGGAGAGTCGGCGAATGGGCTGCAATTCCCGACTCATGGTCAGGAAGTCGACAGGCTCATCGCCAcagctgaaaagagaaaagtttcagTCAGCTCCTCACTAACAGCAGATTGTCTTCAAACATGAACCACAGTGAGGTGccacctctgacctctgagTCTTTGAAGGGTCACAGAAATCTCGCTCGATGTCCTCCATGTGTGGCAGGTCTGTCCAGGTGATGCCATCAAACACCTCCCACTTGTAGGGCAGGTGGAAGTGAACATGGCGACACTCGTctacacaaagagagacaagaaatgagaaaaaaaataaacttaaaatatgaaaagtgcCTCAAACCAAAACCTCTGTTTAAAAGAAATCCTCATTTTAATCAGCCTACATGTCAACAAAGACCACTACAGATCATCATATGGTTtagtgctttgtgttgtttccaTTTAACTGAATGATGTGACCGTTTTGCTGTGGCTGGACTCTACCAACTGCGAGGCTGAGAACCAGTCTGCAAACTGGAGACATGTGAAGGATGTTGAACACTCTGCTGCCTTCTAGTGGAGttaaaggaaaatgcaggaACTGCGGAACAGatctgagagcagcagcaggcgtGTTTCTGACGGGGACAGGAACATGGACTCACTCTGGAACTTGCAGCTGCCTCGGATGGAGTGCAGACAGATGttcctgtcatctgtctgtggtTTGCACAAAGACTCAGGCAGATTctctgacagacacacaaagacaggacagGTGAGGCCCGTGGAGATCAGCACAACCAGCACGTTGGATAGAGTGTGGGTTGATCAACATATTCAGGTGTGTTCCTGTTACCTGTGCAGCCAGCAGTCAGGTGGTGGATGTTCCTGTAGATGAAGGGCAGCTCTTGGATGACGCCTCCGCtcagtcctctctcctccaacATGCGGCGGCCATGTTGGTCGATGGCATGCTGTCGCTTGCACTTGGGTCCAAATATGCAGTCTCCGCGGACAAAGTGCTGACACAGGTGGACTTTGGTACAACTCTCTTGGAAGGTACAGTAGCCGTGAGGGCCAGAGCCTTTGTTGTAGTGCAAACAGACCTGAGATGACAAGAAAAACTGACTCATCATACTTGTGAAGACACTGGGGAGTCCGACCAATGAAAACTCAccaaagaaatgtttttgtttaattatgaCTAAACATCTCATAATAAAGAGCCTGGATTCCTTCAATTTCTTACAGTCTTTGCAATCAGAACAGGATTTTCTTGTGATTCTGAGTTCCACACAGATGTTTTAACTATGCGATTTCACAACTAAAACCAAAGACCCAAAGATGGAGACACACTTCAGACCTTCTGTAATTTTGGGGAAAACTTGATCATAACTTTGAGAATAATAACCGAATATTATCATAATGTTTTCGTGTAGTTTTGAGAGCTCATAATTACAAAGTAGAAATCTTTTTTAGGAGATGTCCTGTCATTCTGAGATGTTCCTGTTATCATGAGACATCTTCTCATaattctgattttgttttcctgttacTACGTCGCATAAATCCTGTAGATCTTCATGAGTCACAGATCGGACAATTCTGAGATCTTTTTGTGTAATTCTAAGATCTTGTAATTATGAGATAAAATTCTCATAATTATGGGTTTTCTTATACTCCTCAGCTATGAATTTTGTAATTATCAGAAAGTTTGATTGTAATTCTGAGCTCTCATAATGATCATAGaaacttttttgattttttgacaCAATATGAGAATtcttatcattttaaaatgttgattaagGGATAAAAATCAGGCAGGTATTTGTGATTTAGTTATGATACAAATCTCATATTTTCTCCCGTCTTTGCAATTATGAGATGTTGTGTCATTATGAGAAAACGAATTTGGTTTTCTCTGGTTAAAGTGTTTTACCTCTGAGGAAATGGGACACgtttctatttttcttattttttcgttctttttttctttattatttttgtttcttgttttaaaactCTTCAGGCTTCTCTTCGCGTGTTTCTTCTTCATTGTTACTGCATTTACACATGACTCATAACACCTGCTCTGACATTCGGAGTCACAACTGGATCATCCAATCAGACTGAAGGATCCTCATCTGTGTTCCCATCCACTGAAATCAGGACCAAAGCTACTCTGGTCCAAACCGCTccaagacagacaaaagaaaagaaaggagtgaatgaggaaaatacaaaacagaaaaacaacctgTTGAATTAAGAACATGAAGAAGaattaaaagattaaagttTCTTCAGATTCCACTTCGATCCCACTGACACCAAAAATATTGAGGACTgaagaaaatccaaaaatgactgatatatattttttgtttgttgacataaataaataaaataatcagtcaTGTATCAATCAGGCTCTATGAACAACATGTGACTGGCATCAggtgtgtgtctcaggtgttTGTCAGGTGCACCACAGGCGTGTCTCAGGTGTTACCTTAGGCAGCAGCGAGGGGTcgttctgcagcagcagcacaaacaggtCGTCTTCGTGGAGCTCGTGCAGCGTACACTCTCTCAGTAATCGATAGTTGTGATCTGAATGAATGTTGTGGGAGAATTTACACGACTTCCtgtgacaaacaacaacaacaacaacaacaacattaaagaGGTCAATGTTCTTCCAATCAGAATTAATAATACTTTATGACAGAAATCGTTCAAAGTCTCCTGAAGTCAGATCAATTCAATGCTGCTCCTAACGGAGAAATAACCGTGAATATAATGAATTTTCACAGTTTGAATCAATAATGTTCAGTTCTTCATCAATATTTGATGATAAATTGGACAAACAAGTTGAATATCTCAGAGCTGATGTGGATAATCAACAATattcaacaaatattttaatacttGAGTCTCTGTGGCAACAACCAATCGATACATTTATTATAACATCACTTAGATTTCCcagaaacaagaggaagagacaaaaaggCCTGTCCACAAATCTGTAGACATGTCAAAATTATTTCTACTGAAAGATCTACtgattcttttttaaattagagATAAAGATGACGTCACTGCGCATCGTCGCTTCGTTTCCTTAAGTTTCGTCTTCtctcttcactgctgctggagGTTTGTATCAGGCCGCGGCGGAGGGAACACAGTAAATAGTCCCCATTCAGTAACACGTTTAATAAAGCGTCCGTCTGGTATTGTTTCACAACTACGGAAGgccagaggagagaaaacaagcagTTTCCTGAGCAGGTGGAGAGAAATGAACGTGAGATCAGTGGGATGAACCTTCCTGACACACCTGAGTGCGTGCGATCGACTAACCTGCCCTTGCCAAATCTGCAGTTTCCGTAGACAAAGAACTTGCAGAGGTGCAGCTGTTGACACTCCCCGCCCTCCTCCTGCTCGAAACCGCTGCACTCCTCACGGCCGTATCGGCTGCACAGCCGCAGCGACGTTCTGGCGACCACCGAGCAGTCCTCCAGGCGCTCCGCGCCGCCCTCCGCTGGGCCGCGGACCAGCTGGAAGCGGGGGCACCGCAGGATGATGCGCCAGAACTCTTCTTCGGTGATGCTGCAGCGCTGCAGCAGCTTCCGGTAGAGCTGGAGCGGGTTCATAGCTCCGGAGCTGCCGCACAGGACGCTGGTGGCTAGCAGGATCTCTCTGCTGTACGCTGACATGATGTCTCCTTCTCAGCTGACTCTCATCCTCTGAGCTTCACCACGGCGCCACTTCCGTACCGCGCtgtcacaataaaagcacactTCCGGGTAGCTTGTGGACAGTTGTTCTTCAGCAGAGAAATTAGCTTGGCTGTCACCGCCCTTTCCCCCACCCCCTGCGCTGGGTCGAAGGGACTCACTGGGACGgagctggccttcttaatgattttATCCAGTCTCTTCTTGTCTGcagtagagatgctgctgccccagcatGTGATGTTTTTGACGAGATGCTAATAAGAGGAAGTACTGAAAGAGAATCACATGACATCTTGACCCACCCGTTTCCTGTGGAGATTAAAGTGAAATCTACTGCCAAAATGGGTGAAACAAGAGAGTATAGAGAGTTAAGTTAAGATCTGTTAAGTTTCTTTGCAAATAAACTCATTTGAATCAACCAGTCAAGTTTCAGTTTCTACACCTGGCAGGGACACGATGatgacagccaatcacagcagctACAGTGTTTTCTGATAGACAATAAACAGACAGCCTGTGGTCACAAAGTTCCTTTTAAAATCgacttaattttaatttaatttaagttactttattaatcccaagctgggaaatgactgcatttaacccatcactgattgaaacacacacacatgcaacatgcagtgaaacacacacaggagcagtgggcagcatcaagcacccggggagcatattggggggttaagtgccttgctcaagggcacatcagccagctaatggggggtggggacattatcacatcaccacactcaaatttttcctgcccgtccagtgggggaatcgaaccagcgaccttccgatcacgagccgcttctccaacctcaaggccacgactgcccccaTCTTGTCTTATTGCTTTAAGTGAAAATGCTGAATTACAGtctttaaattgtgtttttaattgagtTATGatgcagtaaacacaaaaagcacatacacataaaattgtatttgattttaaatCTCCCAATTTTGTTTAAAGGAAGGTTCTTTTCAGACTAAAATCGGTTTCACTTTGGCGTCTGAGGAAAATGTCAGATCACagatcaaatgttttttgtttatctatgttaaaaaaaataaaaaacaaaaacaaaacaataataataaaaaaatgttgtctcaGGTGATGTAGTGTGTGAGGAGAGCTGAGTTCGACCTCCAGGTGTTTCTAATCAGGCAGGTGAGACAGCAGACTCATCAAAGAGCTGAGTGTTGGTGAACGAGCTGGTGGGACACAATGCTGTCTGTGCTCTGTCTTCTGTTCAGTCTTCACACAGGTGAGAACAGGATCGGCTCTCACCGCAGGTTCACTCGTTCACTCTTTGTTCATGTtaaactttgtgttgtgtttgtgcagctgcATTCAGTCAGAAACCTTCAAAAGCATCAGATCACAACAGCACAGGTATGACATTCTCATCTGGTGATATGACACCATGTTTGATCTGCTAAATCCTGCTCTCCAGGCACCATGTTTTCACAAAAgttcaaaggttaaaaaaaaggtttaattaaattaattcactACAACTGATTTTATTCAAACAACTACAACAGATTCACTCAACTCAAAGTGTTTAACCTAAAAGCTCAATATGATTTTGTGCTTTTCAAGAAGATTTTATACCATTACAAAGGAATGAAATTGACTGAAATCACATTTCtatgctgatgttttgtttcagagaagtttgtctttttgtctcttcagaTTTAAAGTTAAATGTCATCCAGAATCAGCTGAATGTGACTTTAAATGAACAAGAAACTTTCTCTGGACACTCTGAATTCAGCAGTGAgtcagaatgtttttgtttttttccttcaacctaaaatatttaacattttctgttacagctataaaaagtaaaactggaATAAAAAGACCTTTTTGAAACCCAAACTGTAGATGTGTCCGGGGTGCGGCCCTTCATTACCGAACAAGAGATGGAGTCCAGGATCATCGGGGGCCACGAGGCCTGGGCTCACTCATGGCCCTGGcaggtttctcttcagtttGCCACCATGCCGGCCTGTGGAGGAGCAGTCATCAGCCCGCTGTGGGTCGTTTCTGCCGCTCACTGCTTCAAGAGGTCAGGTGTCATCTGCTAGATCTGGAGTCAGTCCAGTTTAGAGAGCCAGGGACCACATTTACTGACCAGACTCGGTCTGCTTTCAAGGCTCCGAGGTCGTCAACATCTGCTGTTAGAAGAGGAGTAAATTAACTGTGAGAGTCGTTCAGATCGGCTTACTGTTCCTCCTTCCACCTGTTTACAGGTACAATAAGGCTTCTTTCTGGACGGTTCTGGCTGGAAAACACGACCTGGATAATCCTCATGAACCTGGACAACAAGTGAGAAACAAAGATCAGACATGttttgtatatacagtatactgtagaCCTGATCCTCCTTCAGATCACCTCAGTGGTCTGAAGCCACTGAAGTGTCACCTGGCAAACTGCTGGTCTTCATCATCACTCAGGCAGCTGATCCTCTAATTGTTAACACTCGTTCGTGTTCAGGCCAGAATCAGCTGTTCAGATATTTTCACTGAAAGACAACACAACATATCGGACAGAtggttttatttctctgtccctctgtggtGCGGGCATGTTTGCAGTAATTTGTTTAATGACGTTTATCTCTATCATGAGTTAATTATTTGGTTATCTTGAGATAATGGGTTTATTGATCTCATTTCTCAGATGAAATAATTTAACACTTCATCGCTGAACAGTAACGGGTACCCTGACAGCTTCAATCCCAGCAAACAGAACCTGTTTCAAAGATCATGTGAACACCTGGATGTTGTTTTATGAATCTCTCTTTTAAGTGATCTCTAAATCCTGAACTTCGTACTTATGTCTCCTCTTCTGTGTCCAGACGGTTGGAGTCTCCATGATCATCAACCATCACGACTACAACACTCGGACCAAAGAGAATGACATGTCCCtgttgaagctgcagcagccgCTGGTCTTCACCCAGTTTGTGAGACCCATCGACATCTGGAGACATCCTCTGCCTCCCTTCTGGAAGTGCACCATCACTGGCTGGGGCTCCACCCGAGAGAGTCAGCCAGTGTTCAAACTCCGCTCTAGAAatgtcaggaaacaaaaaccTTGTTGGGGATGACATGacgtttcttttgttttgtggttcaTCAGATGGTCCCCGAGTTCACAGACTCCAGGAGGTGAATGTTACCATCCTGCCCCCTGATGTCTGTAACCAGTACTACCTCGGAAGGATGCGACCCTCCATGTTCTGTGctggggaggatggaggaggtgtTGACGCCTGCCAGGTAGGACCCGAACTCCTCCAGACTTTGACGACAAAGATGAAATGTACAAGAGGGACTGCTAGAACTCAGAATCTGGACTATGAAGCATTTCAACCCAGCCTGAgacatgaaagacagaaatttGATGACTTTAGAGTCACATTGACAGAATCTTGACTGAAGGTCTTTTTGCTGCATTGTCTTATTCGTTTCTCATGGTGTCTCCtgttcttcctgttttgtctttagTATACATCACTGACACTGTCCTGTTATGTCTCAGGGGgactctggaggtcctctgtcCTGCTTCACTGGCAGCAGATATGAGCTGGCAGGTTTGGTGAGCTGGGGAGTCGGTTGTGGACGCGTCAGAAGACCAGGAGTCTACACCAAAATCCAACAGCACACTCGTTGGATCTCTGACATCATGAGTAAGTGTGACAGTGGAACGCCTGAATGTTTACCTGTAAAGACGTGCTGGACTCTGAAGAGCTTACGTTCTGCTTCATTCACAGATGATCAAAATATCATGTATGCAGATGACGTCATGACTGAGGGTGGGTTTTTATGTTACACCGTGACGTTTTTTAACTCCAACATtcttctcatttgtcttttgtaCCAGCCTGCTACACTGTCTAAACTGGCTGCAGATCTGTAGATAAACGACACTGCACAGGCGTTCATGTTGTTCTGTCCACTCATGCATGACTGTATTTGTTGACCTGGATGACAGAGGACAGGTGTGGTAGGCAGCAGAGCTCCAGCTGTGAGAGGACTCCAGGCCTTGCATCTCTCTCAGTGTCCCAGGATGGTGAGGTTTCTGTGGGTAACGTGACAGAGTCCTGTCCCTTCTTCTGGCCCTGGCAGGCCAGCCTGCAGTCCAATGGACGTCACTACTGCAGCGGAGCGCTGATCCACCGCCGCTGGGTCATCGCTGCTCAGCACTGCAACGTCAGGTAATACTACCACTATTACTGCTACTGATACTATCACTACTGGTACTGCTGGCAGTACTACACCTGCACCGCTGCTGGGACATGGAGGCTGAACACTGCATCCCTGGGTAAAGCCTCACAGTACTGCTGCAGATCGTGTTACAGCTGACGCCGTCTGGTCAGGTAAATGCTGCGGCTGTAATTTATCCCTGCAGAGCTAAAGAGGACTTGGTGGTTCTGGGAGTCCACGACCTGCGCTTCTCATCGTCTCAAACCATCCCAGTGGATGAAGTTTTCAACCTGCCGCAGGATGGCAGCTTCCCCCCAAGCTCTGACCTGTCGTTGCTCCGTCTCAGCGTGGCTGCCAGATTCAGTACAAGCACACAAACTCAACATTTTACCTTTGCCCATTTTGTAACATACTGCACGCTGTGTCTGATTTTTGTCTCAGGTGTTTACTGAGGCTCTAGGATGTCTAAAATACTCATGTGTCCTCTGACATGTCTCCAGGCTCTAATGTGTCTCCAGTTTGTGTCcctgatgaagatgaggagctCAATGATGGCTGGTCTTGTGTCACAACTGGCTGGGGATCCACGAAAGCAATAGGTAGTGTTGACATCCAGATTGGGAAAACAAAGGACTGATTCAGGGTTCCTCACAACCAACACAGCTGGACCTGGTCCGACTGAGCCAAATGTCCTCAATATGAAACATGTTGACCAacgctgttgtgtgtgtgctgcatagTGGACATCGATCCAGACCGGCTGCACCACGTTGGCCTGGCTCTGGTAAATCAGACGAGCTGCAGGGAGAAGTGGGGAGGAGGACTCGTCGGTGACTCCCATGTCTGTTCACATCCTGCAGGCTCCACCTCCTGCACGGTAACTCGCCCTTAAAGTGAAGTacattcactctctctcaggGTTTGTGTCCTATGAAACGGACATCAGTACAAGCTGTCGAAGAGTAACTACTTTTCGTCACTCTGGGGGAACTTCTTGAACTTCTGAtggctttgtttttctcagacCACATAATATTAGATTCAGAATTTACCTTTGCTCTCTGCAGGGTGATTCTGGAGCTCCGCTGCTGTGTCGGAAACGTGGTACATACTTCCTGTTTGGTGTGGTCACATGGGGCAGCAGGAGGTGTGATGCAGACAAACCGGCCGTCTTCTCCAAAATATCACATTATCACTCATGGATCACTGAGATGACTGAGGATGTCTGAATGTTTGTTAGAAAATAaacttgactttgacttttctgGAGCTTTCGGCCTCATCGAGTATCTCCTGTAAACACTAATGGAGGCCTAACAGGATagcagcagtctgtttctgtgccTCGTTATATGGTGGTTGATTTCATCCTCTGCTGGGAGGTCAGGTGCTTGTTGACCTCCTTGGCTCATGCTGTTTTGAGTTAGCTGCTAACTGCAGCTAGCTGCTTTGACCATCACGTCACCCCCCAGCTCCTTCAATACCAAGGCTGAGCAAGCTGTGGTTCACATCATCAGGTCTTCTTCTGATGAGAAAACACGAGCAACACTAGAAATGTTGAACAGTGTGATCTTTTAATCGTCACTTAACTTCAGTTATACATGAttctttgtttcactgcttgtctacagaaaacacatcaaattttaaatttataaaATTGTCACCATCCAAGCAACAAATTTAGAAGTTGAATCTGAACACATCATtagtgttgatttttttttttttttttttttttttcctgaagtggCAGGCAGCCGAGAACTGAGGAGGCTTCAAATGTCTCGTTTAGGAAGCAGTTCATTTCTGCACTAGACAAACCTGAGATCACTGCTGTCAAAGATTTGTcaataagaaataaacacagtgcTTAAGTCCATGATAAAACACTGTTTGAGGCAGGTTGGAGGACTGTCAGTCCTCAGAGGTATAGAAGCAGTTTGTTCCAGTCCAGCAGtgagcagcatcagcagcttccctctcagctgTCCTGCAGGAGGTCGTACGAGCCTCCGTTCACCACGTCGTGTTTGTCCTGCAGACAAAACGGGAAGTCTGCAGTTAACACCACCTTAATGCTGTACTTTGTCAGCTGAAGCTCtcacttattttcatttacttcaTTCAGCATTCAGTCTGTCTAAACATGTCAGAAGTGTCTGAGCTCAAATTGAAAAAGCCAGACTGGTTTAATGTGTAAATTCAGATGAAAGCAGACTCATCTCcaaatgagaagaagaaactggaaCATTTTGAACTGATTGTATGAACTGAGTCATAATGAAGCTGTGAGATGCTGACTCACCGTAACATCAGAGATGTTCGACTCGGCATCTTCTGGAGCGGCTTCGTAAACCGGGTTACAGATGCTGCGACTGCAGTCTGCGGGTGG
This Scatophagus argus isolate fScaArg1 chromosome 22, fScaArg1.pri, whole genome shotgun sequence DNA region includes the following protein-coding sequences:
- the parp12b gene encoding protein mono-ADP-ribosyltransferase PARP12b isoform X1 produces the protein MSAYSREILLATSVLCGSSGAMNPLQLYRKLLQRCSITEEEFWRIILRCPRFQLVRGPAEGGAERLEDCSVVARTSLRLCSRYGREECSGFEQEEGGECQQLHLCKFFVYGNCRFGKGRLVDRTHSGVSGRFIPLISRSFLSTCSGNCLFSLLWPSVVVKQYQTDALLNVLLNGDYLLCSLRRGLIQTSSSSEERRRNLRKRSDDAQKSCKFSHNIHSDHNYRLLRECTLHELHEDDLFVLLLQNDPSLLPKVCLHYNKGSGPHGYCTFQESCTKVHLCQHFVRGDCIFGPKCKRQHAIDQHGRRMLEERGLSGGVIQELPFIYRNIHHLTAGCTENLPESLCKPQTDDRNICLHSIRGSCKFQNECRHVHFHLPYKWEVFDGITWTDLPHMEDIERDFCDPSKTQSCGDEPVDFLTMSRELQPIRRLSTVSSVTKPPHYTLTTQWLWYYKGDQGNWVEYGLPDEKQRSTSVSSQTLEEAFLSGSTAEVKVMKGQRQYIISFKDMYQRNPKHNTKRRVRRRPCFVSMAEVEKQAVT
- the parp12b gene encoding protein mono-ADP-ribosyltransferase PARP12b isoform X2, with translation MSAYSREILLATSVLCGSSGAMNPLQLYRKLLQRCSITEEEFWRIILRCPRFQLVRGPAEGGAERLEDCSVVARTSLRLCSRYGREECSGFEQEEGGECQQLHLCKFFVYGNCRFGKGRKSCKFSHNIHSDHNYRLLRECTLHELHEDDLFVLLLQNDPSLLPKVCLHYNKGSGPHGYCTFQESCTKVHLCQHFVRGDCIFGPKCKRQHAIDQHGRRMLEERGLSGGVIQELPFIYRNIHHLTAGCTENLPESLCKPQTDDRNICLHSIRGSCKFQNECRHVHFHLPYKWEVFDGITWTDLPHMEDIERDFCDPSKTQSCGDEPVDFLTMSRELQPIRRLSTVSSVTKPPHYTLTTQWLWYYKGDQGNWVEYGLPDEKQRSTSVSSQTLEEAFLSGSTAEVKVMKGQRQYIISFKDMYQRNPKHNTKRRVRRRPCFVSMAEVEKQAVT
- the ovch1 gene encoding ovochymase-1 isoform X1 — its product is MLSVLCLLFSLHTAAFSQKPSKASDHNSTDLKLNVIQNQLNVTLNEQETFSGHSEFSNVSGVRPFITEQEMESRIIGGHEAWAHSWPWQVSLQFATMPACGGAVISPLWVVSAAHCFKRYNKASFWTVLAGKHDLDNPHEPGQQTVGVSMIINHHDYNTRTKENDMSLLKLQQPLVFTQFVRPIDIWRHPLPPFWKCTITGWGSTRENGPRVHRLQEVNVTILPPDVCNQYYLGRMRPSMFCAGEDGGGVDACQGDSGGPLSCFTGSRYELAGLVSWGVGCGRVRRPGVYTKIQQHTRWISDIMNDQNIMYADDVMTEEDRCGRQQSSSCERTPGLASLSVSQDGEVSVGNVTESCPFFWPWQASLQSNGRHYCSGALIHRRWVIAAQHCNVRAKEDLVVLGVHDLRFSSSQTIPVDEVFNLPQDGSFPPSSDLSLLRLSVAARFSSNVSPVCVPDEDEELNDGWSCVTTGWGSTKAIVDIDPDRLHHVGLALVNQTSCREKWGGGLVGDSHVCSHPAGSTSCTGDSGAPLLCRKRGTYFLFGVVTWGSRRCDADKPAVFSKISHYHSWITEMTEDV
- the ovch1 gene encoding ovochymase-1 isoform X2, encoding MLSVLCLLFSLHTAAFSQKPSKASDHNSTDLKLNVIQNQLNVTLNEQETFSGHSEFSNVSGVRPFITEQEMESRIIGGHEAWAHSWPWQVSLQFATMPACGGAVISPLWVVSAAHCFKRYNKASFWTVLAGKHDLDNPHEPGQQTVGVSMIINHHDYNTRTKENDMSLLKLQQPLVFTQFVRPIDIWRHPLPPFWKCTITGWGSTRENGPRVHRLQEVNVTILPPDVCNQYYLGRMRPSMFCAGEDGGGVDACQGDSGGPLSCFTGSRYELAGLVSWGVGCGRVRRPGVYTKIQQHTRWISDIMNDQNIMYADDVMTEEDRCGRQQSSSCERTPGLASLSVSQDGEVSVGNVTESCPFFWPWQASLQSNGRHYCSGALIHRRWVIAAQHCNVRAKEDLVVLGVHDLRFSSSQTIPVDEVFNLPQDGSFPPSSDLSLLRLSVAARFSSNVSPVCVPDEDEELNDGWSCVTTGWGSTKAIVDIDPDRLHHVGLALVNQTSCREKWGGGLVGDSHVCSHPAGSTSCTVTRP